The Penicillium oxalicum strain HP7-1 chromosome VI, whole genome shotgun sequence genome window below encodes:
- a CDS encoding N-glycosidase produces the protein MESPTNKDLPIYFWKPEGEVGFLGQWWPSPFKWEHGNEKYTYANAEQELMWNTSRYMMHRKALLFAGPAHPVTHDIRTGWKIHPRELRNLGRKIPRFDDEVWEMHRLEIVIEGNYLKFSQNEDLKRRLLGTGERELVEASPQDRVWGIGFGAKSAGENRERWGLNLLGKALMEVRRRIQEDELQASRGSKRK, from the exons ATGGAATCACCAACCAACAAAGACCTACCCATTTATTTCTGGAAACCAGAAGGCGAAGTAGGCTTCCTAGGCCAATGGTGGCCATCTCCATTTAAATGGGAGCATGGGAATGAAAAGTACACATATGCGAATGCCGAACA GGAACTGATGTGGAATACTTCAAGATACATGATGCATCGCAAAGCGCTCCTGTTTGCAGGACCGGCTCACCCCGTTACGCACGACATTCGCACCGGGTGGAAAATTCATCCTCGCGAGCTTCGAAATCTAGGCCGGAAGATTCCCAGATTTGACGACGAGGTGTGGGAAATGCATCGGTTGGAGATCGTCATCGAGGGCAATTATCTCAAGTTCTCACAGAATGAAGATTTGAAGCGGCGGTTGCTTGGCACTGGGGAGCGTGAATTGGTCGAGGCTAGTCCGCAAGATCGAGTATGGGGGATAGGATTTGGAGCAAAAAGTGCTGGTGAGAATCGGGAGAGGTGGGGATTGAATCTTTTAGGGAAAGCTTTGATGGAAGTACGTCGCAGGATTCAAGAGGATGAATTGCAAGCATCGCGAGGTTCGAAACGTAAATAG